CGGGTTCCTTCGCTGCGGGATTCATCCGGGGGGCAGCGCCTACGGTTTGCTTCGCTGCACCTCCTCTCGCTGTGTTTGGCTGCGCCAAACGGTCGCTGCGCTCCCACCCCGGATAAATCCCTCCACTCAGCCTGCCGACGGGCCCTGAGATCAAAAGCTTTACTCGAGCTAACGCTCATCGTGTTGAGTGGGGCGGCTTCGCCGCAGGGTTGCACGCTCTCTGAATTGTAGGAGCCAGCCTGCTGGCGATGGCGGCCTGACAGCCGACCAATCTCTTGCTGATGCACCCGGCCCAATTGTGGGAGCTGGCCTGCCAGCGATGGCGGCCGACCAGCCTACCAATCTCCAACTGCCTACCCCAATCCACTGTGGGAGCGGGCTTGCTCGCGAAGGCGGCCTGCCAGCCGACCAAACTCCAAATGAAAACACCCAATCCCATGTAGGAACTGCCGAAGGCTGTGATCTTTTGATCTGCTTTGGCTTTGGCTTTTGATGTGGCTTTTGATGTGGCTTTTGATCTTCAACCCCTTCGGCAGGCCGAGCGTAGGTGTCCATCAGGGGGGTGGGCGCGCAGCGCCATGCGGCGAAGCCGCATCCATCGAGAGGAGGTGCAGCGAAGCAAACCGGAGGCGATGCCCCCTGATGGGCACCGTAGCGAGGGAACACTGAGCCTCAGCGAAGTGCCGTACGCCGGGGGTAGCCTTTTTGGTTACTTTTTCGGCGTTTGGAAAAAGTGACCCGCCGTAAGGGCGGAACCGTAATCAGCAACCACCGCAGCAACGGATATGCTCACAAACCCAAACCCAAACCCAAACCCAAACCCAAATCGCAGACAAACAAAAACGCCCGGCAAAGCCGGGCGTCTTGTATTGACTTGATTAGCGAGCGCGGTAAGTAATGCGCCCTTTGCTCAAGTCATAGGGCGTCAGCTCGACGCGCACTTTGTCACCGGTAAGAATACGAATGTAGTTCTTGCGCATCTTGCCGGAGATATGCGCGGTTACGACGTGCCCATTTTCCAACTCCACACGAAACATGGTGTTGGGCAGGGTGTCGACGACAGTGCCTTCCATTTCGAAGCTGTCTTCTTTCGACATGCAGTAAAGCCCTCGGTGTCCAATGAATGGCCCGGTGCAACTGCGCCAGGCAAAAGCGGCGTGCATTGTGCCCGAAAAAGGGGGTTTAAGCCAAGGGGTTTACGGCTTGCGATCAGTTAAGAATCACCCAGCGCTGATTAATCAGCAATTCAATGGGGCGATACTGGGTCTTGTAGTTCATCTTTTTGCAGTTCTTGATCCAGTAACCGAGATACACCGCCTCTAGCCCCAGGCGCTGGCTTTCGGTGATTTGCCACAGAATTGCGAAACGCCCCAGGCTGCGGCGTTCCTCGTCAGGTTCGTAGAAGGTATAGACCGCTGACAAGCCATTGGGCAGCAGATCGGTCACCGCGACGGCGAGTAACCGTCCGTCGAGACGAAATTCATAAAAGCGCGAGAAGGGCAGATCGCGCACCAGAAAGGTCGAGAACTGGTCCCGGCTCGGCGGGTACATATCGCCGTCGGCATGGCGCTGCTCGATGTAGCGCTGATACAGATCGAAATATTCTTCGCTGAAGTGCGGTTTTACCGGGCGTACCTGCAGATCGGCATTGCGTTTGAAAATGCGTTTCTGCTGGCGGTTGGGCAGGAACTGCGCCACCGGGATGCGTGCAGGCACGCACGCATTGCAATTCTGGCAATGGGGCCGATACAGATGATCGCCGCTGCGACGAAAACCCATTTCCGACAGGTCTGCGTAGACGTGCACATCCATGGGCTGACTCGGATCGAGAAACAGCGTCGTCGCCTGCTCCTCGGGCAGATAACTGCAGGAATGAGGCTGAGTGGCATAGAACTTCAAGCGCGCCAACTCGGTCATGATCAACCCTCGGGATAAGCTGGTGAATTAAGTGTAAGCCACGCGCGCAAAAGTCGCTCAGCAAACCCAGGTGGCACGACTCGGTTGATCCAGGTGGCGAGCCAGATAGTCGGCGAATTCGTGGCGGGGGATCGCGCGGGCGCCGAGGCTGTGCAGATGATCGGTCGGCATCTGGCAGTCAATCAG
The Pseudomonas fluorescens genome window above contains:
- the infA gene encoding translation initiation factor IF-1, with product MSKEDSFEMEGTVVDTLPNTMFRVELENGHVVTAHISGKMRKNYIRILTGDKVRVELTPYDLSKGRITYRAR
- a CDS encoding arginyltransferase, with product MTELARLKFYATQPHSCSYLPEEQATTLFLDPSQPMDVHVYADLSEMGFRRSGDHLYRPHCQNCNACVPARIPVAQFLPNRQQKRIFKRNADLQVRPVKPHFSEEYFDLYQRYIEQRHADGDMYPPSRDQFSTFLVRDLPFSRFYEFRLDGRLLAVAVTDLLPNGLSAVYTFYEPDEERRSLGRFAILWQITESQRLGLEAVYLGYWIKNCKKMNYKTQYRPIELLINQRWVILN